The nucleotide window CGTTGAACAATCGCGCATATTCTACTCACAACCGTGCCCCCGCCCACATCACACACGCAAAATGTGCTTCCGGACTATTGACACAATCTTTCATTAGCCAGAAATATTCCCTGAGGTCAAGTAGGCACACGTACGAACCTTTCTTCGTTCCCCAGACGCCTCTAGGATGGATATCGCGGACGCCTCGCTTTCAGTAACAAGGCACACTTCCTCATTCGGTTTTTGACCAAACCCGGCCAAGTGGATAGCCTCACTCATCCGCACTTGTGCATCGTTGGACCAGCCCGCCGGAATGGAAAACCAGTACTCCTTTTTGATGTTTGGTTGACTAAAAATGTACGACTGCTCCAGGTGGTTACGGATCCCGCTGAGGTAGTCGGCAACGACACGCACGGCCGACTTTCCGGCTGGCAGCCGCATGATCTGTTGTCTTGATACCCTCTCCAATTCCTCGTCCCGGAAATCTGTTGACTCCAAGTCTGGGTCTAACAGGAGTTTGGTCCACCTGAAAGTTTCGAGCTCAGGTGTAGCCTCCACTCCCCATCGAGGTTGCATGCCACTTGGGTACTGCATTGTCGATGGCAGTTTGGCCCAGGATTGAACTGGCCATTCATCCACTTGATAGATGGGTGAATCTATGCTTTGCTCGTCAGTACCATAGCCCCCAAGCAGCGGCTTAGGTACGGTTAGCCTCGTGCATGATGTATAAAAGTTTGGGAACCGTCAACTCACCGGTACCCGTCGTGCCGTAGTCAATACCACAGACTAATTTTGACTTGGCCTGTGACATATTGTTACTGGCTCAACTTAGGGCTCGCTTGTAGACCTTGGTATATTGACTGTAAGAACACTCGTATGATAAGGGGACTTGAAAATGGCAATCCTGAACTGGGGGCTGGGGTTGGGGCGTGGAAGTGGGAGATATCGCTGACACTCAAAAGCATCcaaaggaggaggaagcagagATAGACTGTATTGCCCTTTCATGTGTCCCATGCTGCCCAACACATAAACCGCCTGCTAGCTCTCTGAAGAG belongs to Aspergillus luchuensis IFO 4308 DNA, chromosome 3, nearly complete sequence and includes:
- a CDS encoding uncharacterized protein (COG:S;~EggNog:ENOG410PJ95;~InterPro:IPR043129), producing the protein MQYPSGMQPRWGVEATPELETFRWTKLLLDPDLESTDFRDEELERVSRQQIMRLPAGKSAVRVVADYLSGIRNHLEQSYIFSQPNIKKEYWFSIPAGWSNDAQVRMSEAIHLAGFGQKPNEEVCLVTESEASAISILEASGERRKVLRKHILRV